Proteins from a single region of Candidatus Omnitrophota bacterium:
- a CDS encoding O-antigen ligase family protein, with amino-acid sequence MPNRIFLACLFLLVIFSCLTYGGVTPLYSMIINVAALSLSCCWLITAISKKETYFVKTGLAIPVSLFSLIILLQLTPIPAGVLKIFSYNMYRIYIMAFPEAGEGLLLPLSVNPDSTIQELLNYVVLIVLFFMTINIVDTKKEFNFLFNGIIFFGLAISIFGIIQKYSYSYKVYWFDSPQTATSPFGPFVYRNNFAGYINMIIPLAIGYFFLDMPLSKRLIYGFCIGIMALALFLTFSRAGIAVFLICILLLLALARFKIKTDVKIFNLVSAILLALISVLFLFFVDYKALFMRITTIFSDQAFIIFGHGYSWKDIVKIWADFPVFGTGLGTFGSISSMYKTTFSQKLFTYAHNDFLQLLSEVGIVGCALIIIFFLKYFLTVIKLWLSRRDPFVIYIVMGGMVSVAGVLVYSLLDFNLHIPANSVLFSVLLGLVYRLTISKFHNEYSK; translated from the coding sequence ATGCCAAATCGTATCTTTCTTGCCTGTCTTTTCCTTCTTGTCATCTTTAGTTGTCTTACCTATGGCGGAGTAACACCTTTATATTCTATGATAATTAATGTGGCGGCCTTATCATTAAGCTGCTGCTGGTTGATTACTGCCATTTCTAAAAAAGAGACCTATTTTGTCAAAACCGGTTTAGCCATTCCTGTTTCTTTATTCAGTTTGATTATCTTACTGCAGTTGACGCCTATCCCTGCCGGCGTGTTAAAAATCTTTTCATATAATATGTACAGAATATATATAATGGCTTTTCCGGAAGCAGGAGAAGGATTATTATTACCCCTGAGCGTTAATCCGGATTCAACTATCCAAGAATTATTGAATTATGTTGTCCTCATTGTACTTTTTTTTATGACTATCAACATTGTGGATACCAAAAAAGAATTCAACTTTTTATTCAATGGGATAATATTTTTCGGGCTTGCAATAAGCATCTTTGGGATAATCCAGAAATATTCTTATTCGTATAAAGTATATTGGTTTGATTCCCCGCAAACTGCCACTTCCCCTTTTGGGCCGTTTGTTTACCGCAATAATTTTGCCGGCTATATTAATATGATAATCCCTTTGGCTATCGGTTATTTCTTCCTGGATATGCCTTTATCAAAAAGGCTAATTTATGGCTTTTGTATCGGAATAATGGCGTTGGCATTATTCTTGACTTTCTCAAGGGCTGGGATCGCGGTATTTCTTATTTGTATTTTGCTTTTATTGGCATTAGCACGGTTTAAAATAAAAACAGATGTAAAAATATTTAATCTTGTCAGTGCCATATTATTAGCCTTAATATCCGTATTGTTCTTATTTTTTGTCGATTATAAGGCTCTTTTTATGAGAATAACAACTATATTCAGTGACCAGGCTTTTATTATTTTCGGGCACGGTTATTCTTGGAAAGATATTGTAAAGATCTGGGCTGATTTTCCTGTTTTCGGTACCGGTTTGGGTACTTTTGGCAGCATATCTTCAATGTATAAGACTACTTTCTCGCAGAAATTATTTACTTATGCACACAATGATTTTCTACAGTTGCTATCGGAAGTGGGGATCGTCGGTTGTGCGTTAATCATTATTTTTTTCTTAAAGTATTTTTTGACGGTAATAAAACTGTGGTTGAGCAGGCGGGACCCTTTTGTCATATATATTGTGATGGGCGGAATGGTTTCTGTTGCCGGGGTTTTGGTTTATTCATTGTTAGATTTTAATTTGCATATACCGGCAAATTCCGTACTTTTTTCCGTTTTATTGGGCTTAGTATACCGGCTGACAATTTCAAAATTTCATAATGAGTACAGCAAATAG
- a CDS encoding glycosyltransferase, with the protein MKNSNNNERKSRILSVYNFLEERRGAQVTFINSAIFLRNQGHKVDVLVLSISKSFKDELESQGISVFDLRFKPGLLKVLFLNMLIKLCVNPVVFIKYRNFVKKHERCYDLALVQHSYFTPLILPSLTIPSVYFCHEPPRAFYEPNVINYNSGLSKIINFFIIFIEKIIDKWCVKSSSLILANSEYTREFIYRVYGLFAETCYLGVNINHFKPTSINKETMVLSVGALERTKAHDFILRSLSTIPVNKRPSLTIAGSGPFRERQRLSDMAKRTGVKLNILSVDSEGMVSLYNQAKATLIAGIMEPFGLAAIESMACQTPVVAVKEAGLRETIDESCGIFTNRDEHEFGRAVIDIIENPQLANILGSNGRKRVIERFTWYELAENFEKKIESILFKHFDYKRNTEPNIMATG; encoded by the coding sequence ATGAAGAACTCAAATAATAATGAAAGAAAATCACGGATATTAAGCGTCTATAATTTTCTGGAAGAGAGAAGGGGCGCGCAGGTCACTTTTATAAATTCAGCTATTTTTCTTAGAAATCAAGGGCATAAAGTAGATGTTCTAGTGCTGTCAATTTCTAAAAGTTTTAAGGATGAATTGGAGAGCCAAGGGATAAGCGTCTTTGACCTTAGGTTTAAACCCGGATTATTAAAAGTGTTGTTTTTAAATATGTTGATTAAGTTGTGTGTCAACCCCGTAGTCTTTATCAAATACAGGAATTTTGTCAAGAAACATGAGAGATGTTATGATCTTGCTTTAGTGCAGCATTCATATTTTACTCCGCTTATTTTACCCTCTTTGACTATACCCAGCGTATATTTCTGCCACGAGCCTCCCCGGGCGTTTTATGAGCCAAACGTCATTAATTATAATTCCGGGTTGAGTAAAATTATTAATTTTTTTATTATCTTCATAGAGAAGATTATTGATAAATGGTGTGTCAAGTCAAGTAGTTTGATATTAGCAAATAGTGAATATACAAGAGAGTTTATTTACAGGGTATATGGGTTATTTGCTGAGACTTGTTATCTTGGAGTTAATATCAATCATTTTAAGCCTACCAGTATAAACAAAGAAACAATGGTTCTTTCTGTGGGGGCATTAGAAAGGACAAAGGCGCATGATTTTATTTTACGCAGCTTATCGACTATCCCCGTAAATAAAAGGCCGTCTTTAACTATCGCCGGAAGCGGCCCTTTCAGGGAGAGGCAAAGGCTTTCAGATATGGCAAAAAGGACAGGAGTCAAACTTAATATTTTATCAGTCGATTCTGAAGGGATGGTTAGCTTGTATAACCAGGCAAAAGCTACTTTGATAGCCGGAATTATGGAACCTTTCGGTCTGGCTGCAATAGAATCTATGGCCTGTCAGACCCCAGTTGTAGCCGTAAAAGAGGCAGGTTTAAGAGAAACAATAGATGAAAGTTGCGGTATCTTTACTAATAGAGACGAGCATGAGTTTGGCCGGGCAGTTATAGATATCATTGAAAATCCTCAATTGGCAAACATACTCGGCAGTAATGGCAGGAAAAGGGTAATTGAACGTTTTACCTGGTACGAATTGGCAGAAAATTTTGAGAAAAAAATAGAAAGTATTCTATTTAAGCATTTTGATTATAAAAGAAATACGGAACCCAATATTATGGCAACAGGCTAA
- a CDS encoding NAD(P)/FAD-dependent oxidoreductase has product MKILVVGAGPVGSYVSRLLQKKGKNLDITVIEEHPEVGKPVHCAGLVSTKVFSEISLPSLSKNLVLNKIDGADFHFENESFRIRRKNAAFVINRKDFDISLAEGLNIDFNTKFVGIEKNHKFFIVETDKREYEADIVIGADGANSLVRKVLNPSNSIQCLRGVQFRIESRQHESNFVQVYLTDESFAWVIPENYGIVRVGILSDNPYKDLTDFIEKVGIKGAILEKFAGLVPIGSCLTQNQGLVLVGDAACQVKPLTHGGIYYGMRCAEVLADCIINSKINEYEKRWKAKFDREIQIGLKARKFYQNLSRDNKKRIFKLLKNNVKILEKFGDFENHSRVISALIKNPSLQSFFGKVFISFLRNNSIP; this is encoded by the coding sequence ATGAAGATATTGGTCGTTGGTGCCGGGCCCGTAGGGTCTTATGTTTCCAGGCTTTTGCAAAAGAAGGGCAAAAACCTGGATATTACTGTCATTGAAGAACATCCTGAAGTCGGCAAGCCGGTGCATTGCGCCGGGCTTGTAAGCACTAAAGTATTTAGCGAAATAAGCCTGCCGTCTTTAAGTAAGAATCTCGTGCTTAACAAGATAGATGGGGCGGATTTTCATTTTGAGAATGAATCCTTCAGGATAAGAAGAAAGAACGCGGCTTTTGTAATAAACCGGAAGGATTTTGATATTTCTCTGGCAGAAGGCTTAAACATTGATTTTAATACTAAATTTGTCGGCATAGAGAAGAACCATAAATTTTTCATTGTTGAAACCGACAAAAGGGAATATGAGGCAGATATAGTCATAGGCGCAGACGGTGCTAATTCTTTAGTAAGAAAGGTATTAAACCCCTCAAATAGCATACAATGTTTGCGGGGAGTGCAGTTCAGGATAGAATCCCGCCAGCATGAAAGCAATTTTGTGCAGGTTTATTTAACTGACGAATCTTTTGCTTGGGTGATACCTGAGAATTATGGCATCGTAAGGGTAGGGATATTGTCCGATAATCCTTATAAAGACTTAACTGATTTTATTGAAAAGGTGGGGATAAAAGGAGCGATACTTGAAAAATTCGCCGGATTAGTACCGATAGGCTCATGCCTTACCCAAAACCAGGGCCTGGTTTTGGTTGGGGATGCTGCTTGCCAGGTAAAGCCTTTAACACATGGAGGTATTTATTACGGAATGCGATGTGCTGAAGTGCTTGCTGATTGTATAATAAATTCTAAGATTAATGAGTATGAAAAGAGATGGAAAGCCAAATTTGATAGGGAGATACAGATCGGCCTTAAAGCCAGGAAATTTTATCAAAACTTAAGCCGTGATAATAAGAAGAGAATATTCAAATTACTTAAAAATAACGTTAAAATCCTGGAGAAATTTGGTGATTTCGAGAACCATTCCAGGGTAATTTCTGCACTAATAAAAAATCCATCTTTACAAAGTTTTTTCGGTAAAGTATTTATAAGTTTTTTAAGAAACAATTCTATTCCTTAA
- a CDS encoding polysaccharide biosynthesis tyrosine autokinase, with protein sequence MLPTPQFRDVTIKDYAIVLKRRVWLILACFIISTTWSAIKTFQKTPLYKTSCKVLMGTSRPDIVPVKETNLDRSWVGYMEYVNSQIKILYSRTLASKVVEYLSSIGDKTFADAQDPESAFLSGVSVDFVPGTQVLNIGYISSDPVKAARFANALTTTYIKADLSKTSQVSSYASDWLTQQLDEIKKKLEVSEKQLNDFIQENQIISLPDIERKSQVILDGLKSERLRVENEMAALATRYRPKHPSMLSLKTKLDSIDKSIQDETNKLLALNQKMITYNSLKREVDTNISLYDALLRRTKETEVTKQLETTNISIIDSADVPKYAFSPNRKREISLGAFLGFFAGIILAFFLEYLDSTVKTAEDIETYVRLPFLGYIPSAKHEIKLGKDIDIASNKLPHSRISEAYRSIRTSIIFSTPEDRPLKTLLITSASPQEGKTTVAINLAIVFAKSNEKVLLIEADMRRPRISESLGVKAQSGLSNLLTGNKGVDDVVNQTSVPNLYFISSGPKPPNPAELLTSVKTRNLLNELRERFDRIIIDSPPVISVADTAILANIVDGVIDVIRAGFLNIELILRGRQRLYEAKARIIGVILNNVNVKSEDSYYYYHYYYADDKAKK encoded by the coding sequence ATGCTACCCACCCCACAGTTTAGGGATGTAACCATAAAAGATTATGCTATTGTTCTAAAAAGAAGGGTTTGGTTGATTCTCGCTTGTTTTATCATTTCTACCACCTGGTCAGCTATAAAAACATTCCAAAAAACCCCGCTATATAAAACTTCTTGTAAGGTCCTGATGGGCACATCCCGTCCTGATATAGTGCCAGTAAAAGAAACTAATTTAGACCGTTCCTGGGTTGGTTACATGGAATATGTAAACAGCCAGATTAAGATACTATATTCCCGGACTTTAGCAAGTAAGGTAGTCGAGTATCTTTCGTCTATAGGGGATAAGACTTTTGCGGATGCACAGGACCCTGAAAGTGCCTTTTTATCAGGTGTCAGCGTTGATTTTGTGCCCGGTACACAGGTACTTAATATAGGTTATATAAGCAGCGACCCGGTAAAAGCAGCAAGGTTTGCCAACGCTTTAACTACAACTTATATAAAAGCGGATTTAAGCAAAACTTCTCAAGTCAGCAGCTATGCTTCTGATTGGCTTACGCAGCAATTGGATGAGATCAAAAAGAAGCTTGAGGTTTCAGAGAAACAACTTAACGATTTTATCCAGGAAAATCAGATAATCTCGTTGCCTGATATAGAGAGAAAATCCCAAGTCATACTTGATGGGCTTAAATCCGAGAGGTTAAGGGTTGAGAATGAAATGGCCGCGTTAGCAACAAGGTATAGGCCGAAGCATCCCTCAATGCTAAGCCTAAAAACAAAATTAGATTCGATAGATAAAAGCATCCAGGATGAGACAAATAAGTTATTGGCTTTAAACCAGAAGATGATTACTTATAACTCATTAAAGAGAGAAGTAGATACAAATATCTCCTTATATGACGCTTTATTAAGAAGGACAAAGGAGACAGAGGTTACCAAACAATTAGAGACTACAAATATCAGTATTATTGATTCCGCGGATGTGCCTAAGTACGCCTTTAGCCCGAACCGGAAGAGGGAAATAAGCTTAGGCGCCTTTTTGGGTTTTTTTGCCGGAATAATCCTAGCCTTCTTTCTTGAATATCTTGATTCTACAGTTAAGACCGCAGAAGATATAGAAACTTATGTAAGGCTTCCTTTCCTGGGGTATATTCCGTCAGCCAAGCATGAGATTAAACTAGGCAAAGATATTGATATTGCTTCAAACAAATTACCGCATTCAAGGATCTCCGAGGCATACAGGTCTATCCGTACCTCTATAATATTCTCTACACCGGAAGACAGGCCGCTAAAAACCTTGCTTATTACAAGCGCTTCTCCCCAGGAAGGTAAAACTACAGTTGCAATAAATTTGGCTATAGTCTTTGCTAAATCTAATGAGAAGGTCCTTCTTATCGAAGCAGACATGCGCAGGCCGAGGATTTCCGAAAGTCTGGGAGTAAAAGCGCAGTCAGGGTTAAGCAATCTTTTAACGGGTAATAAAGGCGTAGATGATGTAGTGAATCAAACATCCGTTCCAAACCTTTATTTTATTTCTAGCGGCCCAAAGCCGCCTAATCCTGCTGAGCTTCTTACTTCAGTTAAAACGCGCAACCTTTTAAATGAGCTTAGGGAGCGGTTTGACAGGATTATTATAGATTCTCCTCCGGTAATTTCTGTTGCCGATACTGCCATTTTAGCAAATATCGTTGATGGAGTAATAGATGTTATCCGCGCCGGATTCCTGAATATTGAGCTTATTTTGAGAGGAAGGCAGAGGCTGTATGAAGCCAAGGCGCGTATAATAGGCGTTATCCTGAATAATGTAAATGTAAAGAGCGAAGACTCTTACTATTATTACCACTATTATTACGCTGACGATAAAGCAAAAAAATAA
- a CDS encoding glycosyltransferase family 2 protein: MNKLSASIITYNEEKDIRGCLEGLSWVDEIVVLDSFSNDKTIEICKEFNKVKIYQVEWHGHIKQKNIALSKTSHEWVISLDADERLDPELKQEIVEIMRKDVSKFNGYCMPRISYYLGRWIKHSGWYPNYQLRLFRKSQAYWGGRDPHDKIILNGGCEKLKGHILHYPYKDLDEHLQKISNYTFIMAKSDYECGKKPNLLKIIFLPVLKFIDMYILKAGFLDSTPGLIAAFMGGYYVFLRHAKLLTMDVKLEDNIVAK; this comes from the coding sequence ATGAATAAATTGTCAGCAAGTATAATTACATACAATGAGGAAAAAGATATCAGGGGTTGCCTTGAAGGCCTGTCTTGGGTTGATGAGATTGTTGTGTTAGATTCTTTCAGCAACGATAAAACTATAGAAATTTGTAAGGAGTTTAATAAAGTTAAAATATACCAGGTTGAATGGCATGGGCATATAAAGCAGAAAAATATTGCGTTATCAAAAACCAGCCACGAATGGGTTATATCTCTGGACGCTGATGAACGGTTAGACCCGGAGCTTAAGCAGGAAATTGTGGAAATTATGCGAAAAGATGTATCCAAATTCAACGGTTATTGCATGCCGAGAATTTCTTATTATTTGGGAAGATGGATAAAACATTCTGGCTGGTATCCGAATTACCAGCTCAGGCTTTTTAGGAAAAGCCAGGCTTATTGGGGTGGGAGAGACCCCCATGATAAGATCATTTTAAATGGCGGGTGCGAGAAACTTAAAGGCCATATCCTGCATTATCCCTATAAAGACCTAGATGAACATCTGCAAAAAATATCTAACTATACTTTCATCATGGCAAAAAGCGATTATGAGTGCGGAAAAAAACCTAATTTATTAAAGATTATTTTCTTGCCAGTTCTTAAATTTATTGATATGTACATTTTAAAAGCTGGTTTTCTTGATAGCACCCCTGGATTAATAGCTGCATTTATGGGAGGGTATTATGTGTTTCTTAGGCACGCCAAGCTTTTAACTATGGATGTAAAGCTGGAGGATAATATTGTCGCCAAGTAA
- a CDS encoding glycosyltransferase, producing the protein MLPEVSVIIPTYNRCLSLEKCLYSLLNQSFDKNAYQVVVVDDGSTDNTQEVINKFRFDKNENLIYVRQEHGGTSSACNCGIKQASSNLLAFTEDDCILKADWISQIVAFSRFYPDADAWGCMVINNFFDKNHGYNLQFEDLQLAKRRKSRSMHKINVFGFVNVLAGNCAIRKKVFSDLGGFDTNFIYCEDAEFTIRMLKYKYKVLINNDMIARHYITAKLPINVKKNFNFGVGNNLALRKHFDKKVILPFYDPENNKFLLRFPVMLFLHFGRKEVILAVFIFSAVLFPHVCVFLVVGGFLYYSLVFRNIKAAAFHMFFNAAVYLSESIGFLTGYLRVFKR; encoded by the coding sequence ATGCTTCCTGAAGTATCCGTAATTATACCGACTTATAATAGATGCCTTTCTCTGGAAAAATGCCTGTATTCTTTGCTAAATCAGAGTTTTGATAAGAATGCTTATCAAGTAGTAGTAGTTGATGATGGCTCAACCGATAATACGCAAGAGGTGATAAATAAATTCCGTTTTGACAAAAACGAGAACCTTATTTACGTTAGGCAGGAGCATGGAGGCACTTCTTCTGCCTGTAATTGTGGGATAAAACAAGCGAGCTCAAATCTGCTTGCATTTACAGAAGATGACTGCATATTAAAAGCGGATTGGATTAGCCAGATCGTGGCATTTAGTAGATTTTATCCGGATGCAGACGCCTGGGGGTGTATGGTAATTAACAATTTTTTTGATAAAAACCATGGCTATAACCTGCAATTTGAGGATCTGCAATTGGCCAAAAGGCGGAAATCACGCTCTATGCATAAAATTAATGTTTTTGGTTTTGTTAATGTTTTGGCAGGGAATTGCGCTATCAGAAAGAAAGTTTTCTCGGATTTGGGCGGTTTTGATACTAATTTTATTTATTGTGAGGACGCAGAGTTTACAATAAGGATGTTAAAATACAAATATAAGGTATTGATCAATAATGATATGATTGCCCGGCACTACATTACGGCTAAATTGCCTATAAACGTAAAGAAAAATTTTAATTTCGGAGTAGGTAACAATCTTGCACTGAGAAAGCATTTTGATAAAAAAGTCATTCTTCCTTTCTATGATCCAGAAAATAATAAGTTCTTACTCAGGTTTCCGGTTATGCTCTTTTTGCATTTTGGCCGCAAAGAAGTAATTCTGGCAGTCTTTATATTTTCTGCTGTATTATTTCCGCATGTTTGCGTTTTCTTGGTTGTCGGAGGGTTTTTATACTATTCTTTAGTTTTTAGAAATATTAAAGCAGCAGCCTTCCATATGTTTTTCAATGCGGCTGTTTATCTTTCGGAGAGCATCGGATTTTTAACAGGCTATTTGCGGGTGTTTAAGCGATGA
- the waaF gene encoding lipopolysaccharide heptosyltransferase II: protein MVCEMNTGFIKKILIFSPNWLGDAVMSMPMIYALRESLPGCDITIVSRPGLVPLWQQNDYSKEIIPFDIFDKTTGVRDYLRLFTKLRGKSFDLAIILPSCLQWSLISLCAGIRYRIGFSNNTGSLLLSNKLANDRDRKIHIIANYMRIARAIGIEGKEYMPQLMISDRYVNFANDFFKTNNIDKQDIVIGLAPAAAYGPAKRWPEEYFADLADRLIDSYKAKVIIFGSQFESDIGCKVSGLMRNAHVNLVSKTDLMEAAGLINKCSLFITNDSGLMHIASALGVRLIAIFGSTSPLWTGPCLKKSVILKKDLPCSPCFSRTCHFGSYKCLTSITVEEAFEAAIAQLKNNSPVGLQ from the coding sequence ATGGTCTGCGAAATGAATACAGGTTTCATAAAGAAGATCTTAATTTTTTCTCCGAACTGGTTAGGGGACGCCGTTATGTCTATGCCTATGATTTATGCCTTGCGGGAATCTTTACCTGGTTGCGATATAACCATAGTCTCAAGGCCTGGCTTAGTCCCTCTATGGCAGCAGAATGATTACTCAAAAGAGATCATCCCTTTTGACATATTTGATAAAACTACCGGGGTCAGAGACTATTTAAGGCTTTTTACGAAATTAAGGGGAAAATCATTTGATTTAGCTATAATTTTGCCTTCTTGCCTGCAATGGAGTTTAATCAGTTTATGCGCCGGTATCCGCTATAGAATAGGGTTCAGCAATAATACTGGCAGTTTACTGCTATCAAATAAACTAGCTAATGATAGAGACAGAAAAATCCACATAATTGCTAATTACATGCGCATTGCCAGGGCTATCGGCATTGAGGGTAAAGAATATATGCCGCAGTTGATGATAAGCGATAGATACGTAAATTTTGCAAATGATTTTTTCAAGACCAATAATATCGATAAACAAGACATAGTAATCGGCCTGGCTCCAGCAGCCGCATATGGGCCTGCTAAGAGGTGGCCGGAAGAATATTTTGCTGATTTAGCGGACAGATTGATAGATTCTTATAAGGCTAAGGTCATAATTTTCGGAAGCCAATTTGAATCAGACATTGGCTGCAAGGTTTCCGGATTAATGCGCAATGCACACGTTAATCTTGTTTCTAAGACCGATCTTATGGAAGCCGCCGGCTTGATAAATAAATGCAGCCTATTTATTACCAATGATTCTGGTTTGATGCATATTGCATCCGCATTAGGTGTCCGGCTTATTGCAATTTTCGGCTCGACATCTCCCTTATGGACAGGCCCATGTTTAAAAAAATCAGTAATATTAAAGAAGGATTTACCTTGTTCTCCATGTTTTAGCAGGACCTGCCATTTTGGTTCATACAAGTGCTTAACATCTATAACGGTTGAAGAGGCCTTTGAAGCGGCGATAGCCCAATTGAAAAATAATTCACCTGTAGGATTACAATGA
- a CDS encoding glycosyltransferase family 9 protein has translation MGNIPIKTHTHKLAGCCIDLILRVFSLGIKLIFLPMLAKPKDPLSLTGIKRVLIYGTVGIGNMVLFSSVIKAMRKSLPQAEIILLFLNKGESRNVVYESSIVDKIIVCGRLNIPEKSRIAFRIRKWKPDLIIARFDNSISYALITALSNSPYRLGQLSQSDNKNYFKFLYNIKMTMNLDNHEIDDYFYLVNKIGISAFGRNPYFYLRDKDLKAAEHFLSCNGLGNAEKFITIQCGTSDHANWKRWDTGNFVSLIKLLFKRGIKPVLVGSKNEKGIEKIIFNQLDNDPLSAIGVLSLKETAALIKKSSLLVCHDSGLMHIAAAVGTKTIAIFGPTSTKRTSPIGPGHIIMTKEFPCRPCYPLDGMKALSCKDRVCLESLTPEEVMDKISQTMSTT, from the coding sequence ATGGGTAATATACCAATCAAGACACATACGCATAAGTTAGCAGGATGTTGTATAGATTTGATCCTGAGGGTTTTTTCATTAGGTATCAAGTTAATATTTCTACCAATGCTTGCCAAACCCAAGGACCCCTTATCTCTAACTGGGATAAAAAGGGTTTTGATTTATGGCACTGTCGGGATAGGGAATATGGTCCTTTTTTCTTCAGTAATCAAGGCCATGAGAAAAAGCTTACCTCAAGCAGAGATAATCTTACTTTTTTTGAATAAAGGAGAATCCAGGAATGTAGTTTATGAAAGTAGTATTGTAGACAAAATTATCGTTTGCGGAAGGCTAAATATACCAGAAAAATCCAGAATAGCTTTTAGGATCAGGAAGTGGAAGCCGGATTTAATAATAGCCAGATTTGATAATAGTATAAGTTATGCGTTGATTACAGCCTTAAGCAATTCCCCTTATAGGTTGGGCCAACTTTCGCAGAGCGATAATAAGAATTATTTTAAATTTCTGTATAATATAAAAATGACAATGAATCTGGATAATCACGAAATCGATGATTATTTTTATTTAGTAAATAAAATCGGTATCAGCGCATTCGGTAGGAATCCTTATTTTTACCTGAGAGATAAAGACCTGAAGGCTGCGGAGCATTTTTTATCTTGTAATGGGCTTGGGAATGCTGAAAAATTTATCACTATTCAGTGCGGCACAAGCGATCATGCTAATTGGAAACGATGGGATACCGGAAACTTTGTCAGTCTTATAAAATTATTATTTAAGAGGGGCATAAAGCCTGTTCTTGTCGGTTCAAAGAATGAAAAAGGCATCGAAAAGATTATTTTTAATCAGTTAGATAATGATCCGCTTAGTGCAATCGGAGTCTTGTCGCTTAAAGAAACAGCAGCTTTGATTAAAAAAAGTAGCCTTCTTGTCTGCCATGATAGCGGGCTCATGCATATTGCTGCTGCTGTCGGAACCAAAACGATTGCAATCTTTGGCCCAACTTCAACAAAGCGTACTTCACCTATAGGGCCTGGGCACATAATTATGACTAAAGAATTCCCATGCAGGCCTTGTTATCCATTGGATGGGATGAAGGCATTAAGCTGTAAAGATAGAGTGTGTCTGGAGTCTTTGACTCCGGAAGAGGTAATGGACAAGATTTCTCAAACAATGAGCACGACTTGA
- a CDS encoding glycosyltransferase family 1 protein: MSPSKYRILHINSEVNWSGGEAQTLNLCKGLLERGHRCILVCPQKSILSERAGRSGITVKDVAMRSILDLASIKQLNAIIRKNNIDIVHMHTYKGHFLGAVASYLSGVKVKLVTRRMDFPISNNVMNRLLYGVLVDKVISISDSVRKEVQKVLPKGKDSEVIHSCVVTVEFDPLARRENIKLKTKNKNFVIGTVSNLVKRKGIKHLIIAFGKMLNEYPNLKLLIIGDGPLRTDLELLVRELNLASHVKFKGFVEDVKSYLLDMDIFVLPSLEEALGLAIIEAMAMSLPVVASKIGGIPEVVEDGTTGLLVDPGNPEELSCAMRYLLSNPELLRAMGENGRKRSEQCFNNDILISKYEQVYRELIDG, from the coding sequence TTGTCGCCAAGTAAATATCGGATTCTCCATATTAATTCAGAAGTTAATTGGTCGGGAGGAGAGGCTCAAACCCTGAATCTCTGTAAAGGTTTGTTAGAAAGAGGCCATAGGTGTATTCTTGTGTGCCCGCAAAAAAGTATTTTGTCAGAGAGGGCCGGGAGGTCCGGCATCACTGTAAAGGATGTGGCGATGAGGAGTATCCTGGATTTAGCTTCAATAAAGCAATTAAACGCTATAATCAGAAAGAATAATATTGATATAGTGCATATGCATACTTATAAAGGGCATTTTCTGGGTGCAGTGGCTTCATATCTTTCTGGGGTAAAGGTTAAGCTTGTTACCAGAAGAATGGATTTTCCTATATCGAATAATGTGATGAATAGGCTTTTATATGGCGTGTTGGTTGACAAGGTTATTTCAATTTCAGATTCAGTACGTAAAGAAGTTCAAAAGGTACTTCCCAAAGGAAAAGATTCTGAAGTTATTCATAGTTGCGTCGTTACAGTCGAATTTGATCCTCTTGCCCGTAGAGAAAATATAAAGCTTAAGACTAAAAATAAAAATTTTGTTATAGGAACCGTTTCCAATTTGGTCAAAAGGAAAGGTATAAAGCATCTCATTATTGCTTTTGGCAAAATGTTAAATGAATACCCTAATTTGAAGTTGCTTATTATCGGAGACGGGCCATTAAGAACAGATTTAGAATTGCTTGTAAGAGAGCTTAATCTCGCTAGTCATGTGAAGTTTAAAGGATTCGTAGAAGATGTAAAATCATATTTGCTTGATATGGATATTTTTGTTTTGCCTTCCTTAGAAGAAGCTCTTGGTCTTGCAATTATTGAAGCAATGGCTATGTCTTTGCCGGTCGTAGCATCAAAAATAGGCGGTATTCCTGAAGTAGTTGAGGATGGTACCACGGGCCTGCTTGTAGATCCGGGTAATCCTGAGGAGCTGTCTTGCGCTATGAGATATTTATTAAGTAATCCAGAATTATTAAGAGCTATGGGAGAGAACGGCAGGAAAAGGTCAGAACAATGTTTTAATAATGATATTTTGATATCAAAATACGAGCAGGTTTATAGAGAATTAATAGATGGGTAA